Below is a genomic region from Fusarium oxysporum Fo47 chromosome VIII, complete sequence.
AATTCCGTAACAACATCTTGCGGGCAATAGATGGCGCCGAGATGCGCAATATCAATCTCTGGGAGGTACACCTGATCAATTTGCAGAGTCCGCGAAAAGACTTCTCCTGGATTGTCTGGTACGGATAACGGAGAGGATGGCGGTACTATAACCCAGACAGCAGAATATGTTAGCTAGGAGCCAGGAAGAAGTTGCCCGGGTTCCCTTGTATAACGTCTTACCACCACGTTTGCGAAATCCCCTTACTGGGCCCGGTCTCTTCCTCAATGTGGAGTACACACAGATCCGCCCACTCTCCAGACAGCGAGAACACGTGGGTCGTTTCATGTCACCTGCACCGCTTTAGAGGAATTCAAGAACTCGTGGGTCAAACACGGTACAACACTTGACTTTTTTTCTTGGCATCGTCAGCAACCTGTGACAGTAGATCGAGGCTCGAGGAAACATACGAGATGCATAGATCGCACACGCGAGTCCTCAGAGGCCCATTCGACGTAGACTGGCCGTATGTGGAGGGCTTGGGCCAGTCGACGCCAATCCCCCCCATCGATATCTCTGCATTATCGATAGAGCTAGGAAAACAGAGATCAAAATGATAGTCCATGGTTCGGAAGATATTGATGTCAGATGATTCCTCGAAGTCAGAAACAGTGAGAAGTTTGTGATCAGATATCAGGCAGACAGGTGTATGAATCAATTTCTTGTCTGTCTCCAAGGTCAAATGGGGTCTTTTCAACTGTTTGCAGGGTTGCGGTACAGAGCAGAGAGGGAAGGTCGTAAAGTCGCGATAGGACTCAGTAAACGATGTACATCAGCGAAAATGATGTATAGCTAATCCACCAGTCTCCTTTACTGATCAGCGTTAGCGACGCCACAACGACTTACCCAACTACATGTTCTGGTGGTCGGACCCATCACTCCATGGCAGGATCGGGTGGCAAACTCCGGCGCCCAATGCGAAAAGCCCGAAAGTTCGGGCCAGGTTTGCGTACTGAGATCGGAGACCGAACAATGGACAGAAGGAAACAGGCGTTTGAGGCCACGGGTACCGGGGTGACATAGTCAGCAATCTTTATTTGTTAACCGGGTCAAGACGACTGAAGGCCGAAGGCTTTATCTAACGGGTGCAGTGTCTGCAGCATCCTCTCAGAGGAACTCATCGGGCGCAGAGCAACGGAAGAGGCTGCTTATCGCGATGACTAAGCGGAATGCTCTGAAAGTTTGCGGGTTCAAGCTTTTGCTCTAGAGGAGAAGGGACTTCCGACATCCTCGACCGTAACTTGCCATGTGGAAAAATGAGCGCCACGTCGCCTGTCAACACTCCCATTTTCCCGTTTGAAAATAACTTGGCACTGAGCCAACGGAAGTTCAATACTTCAACGCTCTTCTTCCTGAATGAAATCCCGGACCTGAGGAGCCTGTTATTGGCGCACAAAGCATCCTAAGCTTAACTACGGTTAGTGCTCCGGCTAGAGTTTGGACTAGCCGCTTCCATGTATCCGAAGTCCGTCCACGAGTGGAGGCTCCATATACAACTACCGGTAATCGCTATTGGGCTGCCACGGAGCAAGAGATCGAAACATGGGCATCCCTCGCTCTAGAGCATGAGTCAGCGAACAGTTTTTCACCCAATAAACGGGAAATGTGGGGCGAACTGAAAGGCTCTGACACCACTAAGAAAGCTTCCACCCTCTAGATAGAGCCACAGCCACGATTTTCCATATGGAAAATTACGATCGAGGATATTGAGTCCTTCCTCACACAGAGCGAAGTTAGAGGCCATAAACTTGTTCACTAACCCGCTCAGTCAGCGGCATGAACAATCAGCTCATTTCTTTCCAAGCTAGTTGACATGCTCTAAGATGATAAAGATCCTGGCGTTTGTTTGTTTTCATTCTGTCAACAAATAAAGGTCGCCAACTATGTCACTGGCATTCGCTTCCTCCAACCGGGCTCTACTTCTGTCTATTGCGCCGTGAAATTTGACTGAGATTTCCAACATGATCGGCTTTTCGCGCCCATTCACTAATCATCCAGCCTTTCCATGTTTTCTTAGAAAGATTGAGACCCGCTAGTGTTCTACATTCACAGAAACCTTCGCAATCGGGACGTATGACTCAGCGGCACAAGCGATGACCGAACCCGGAATGCCAAGTTAGACTCTCATGAATCTGCCAATAAGTCGCTATCAGATCGGCTTGCTTCTTTTGTCGATTCGAGAGGTTGGAGCTTCTAATTGGGCTCACGACAAACGCCGCTATCCTTCATGTTAGTTTTGCTGCTTTCCGGCATGCATAGTATTTGTGAAAATGGAATCTCGGTGTTATATAAGGGCACTTCCCAGGACCTCATCACTTGCTGACCCGACGTCTGTATCAATTTTCTAATTCATCTCTTAAGCCAGTCCGAGgaacaatcaatcaaataaATCTTCACCATGGATTCCGACGGAAGCTTAGCCCAGACAATATGCGACAAGCCTGTCAATTCCCTCGTTACTGAAGGTATGGAATGGTCCCTGAAGCCGAAAGTGACTGCCTTCAAGGAACGAGATAGGGCCTCTGGCTCCCCTGATCGTGAGTTGGGAGTGACTTGGAGGGGCCTAAACGTCCAAGTCGTCAGCGCCGATGCTGCAATTCACGAAAACATGCTTTCTCAGTTCAATGTTCCGATGTCAATCAAGGAGGCTCGACATAAGCCACCCTTAAAGACCATCATAAACAACGCCCACGGATGTGTCAAGCCCGGAGAGATGCTCCTCGTCCTTGGCCGCCCTGGCTCTGGATGCACAACTCTGCTTAATATGATCAGCAATAAGCGTCAGGGATATGCCAGTGTCTCTGGTGATATCCACTACGGGTCCATGACAGCAACTGAAGCCAAACAGTACCGTGGCCAGATCGTCATGAACACAGAAGAAGAGTTGTTTTTCCCATCCCTCACTGTTGCGCAAACTATGGATTTCGCAACCCGCCTAAAGCTGCCTTTCTGCCTTCCCCAAGTTGTGGCCAATAAGGAACAGTTGCGAACTGAGACAAGGGACTTCTTGTTGCAGTCGATGGGCATTGACCATACCCGTGATACCAAGGTTGGCAATGCTTTTATCCGCGGCGTTTCTGGTGGTGAGCGGAAACGAGTCTCTATTATTGAGTGCTTGGCCACCCGAGGTTCAGTTTTCTGCTGGGATAACTCTACTCGAGGTCTGGATGCGAGCACGTAAGTTCTTCTAATCATTTTCATCATTTATATCACTGACATTTACACAGAGCCCTTGAATGGGCAAAGGCCATCCGGGCTTTAACAGATGTCCTTGGTCTTGCCTCTATTGTTACTCTCTACCAGGCAGGCAATAATATCTATAACCTCTTCGACAAAGTTCTTGTCCTCGATGAGGGTAAAGAAGTCTACTATGGTCCAATAAAGGAAGCCAGGCCCTTCATGGAGGGACTAGGCTTTATTTGTCACGACGGCGCAAATGTCGCTGACTATTTGACCGGCGTGACTGTCCCCACCGAACGATGTGTTCGTCCAGAGATGGAAAGTCGGTTCCCCCGGACAGCGGATGCCCTTCGATCCAAGTACGAAGAGACGCCTGTCTATGAGCGTATGATCGCTGAGTACGATTACCCTACCACCGATCTGGCAAGGGAGAAGACGCGACTTTTCAAAGAAAGCGTAcagcaagagaaggataAAAGTCTTCCCCTCAGAAGTGCACTGACTGTTGGTTTCGTTCAACAAGCCAAGGCTTGTGTGGCACGACAGTATCAGATTCTGCTCGGAGATAAGGCTACGTTCAGTATCAAGCAGGTATCAACCATCATCCAAGCCTTGATCGCTGGATCGCTATTTTATAACGCATCCGACGACTCAAGTGGCCTTTTTATCAAGTCAGGAGCTTGCTTCTTCGCAatcctcttcaactctctATTGTCCATGTCCGAGGTTACCGACTCCTTCACTGGCCGCCCTGTCCTATTGAAGCACAAATTCTTTGCCTTTTACCACCCTGCCGCATTCTGCATTGCCCAGGTTACTGCAGATATTCCTGTCATTCTCTTTCAGGTCTCCGTTTTTTCGCTCATCCTCTACTTTATGGTCGGTTTGACCTCGACTGCTGGGGCCTTCTTCACATTCTGGGCCCTGATCCTTGCTATGACTTTCTGTACGACTGCGCTCTTTAGGGCTGTTGGCGCGACTTTCACTACTTTTGATGGAGCCTCCAAGGTATCGGGATTCTTGATCTCTGCTACTATTATTTACTCGGGCTACTTAATCCCGAAACCGCAGATGCATCCGTGGTTTGTCTGGATCTTCTGGATTAACCCCCTGGCATATGGTTTCGATGCGCTTTTGTCCAACGAGTTTCATAACAAGCTTATCCCCTGTGTCGGTCCCAATCTGGTTCCCAGCGGGCCTGGTTATACGAATAGTGACCCTCAGGCTTGTACTGGTGTTGGTGGAGCCAGACCCGGCCAACCATATGTGAATGGAGATGATTATCTTGCGTCACTTTCATACAGCCACTCGCATATCTGGCGAAACTTTGGTATCATATGGGCCTGGTGGATTCTGCTTGTGGTGATCACGGTCATTGCAACCTCGAAGTGGCATAGCTCTTCTGAGGATAGGCCCAGTCTTCGTATGCCACGCGAAAACGCCCCCGTCACTACCGTCCTTTGCCAGAAGGACGAGGAGAACCAGGTGGGCGACAAAGAGGACGCCATCTCTCACCGTGGCAACGGAGTCTTGGCCGAAGATGATCCGAACATTTCAGACGGCATGAACCTTTCACGTAACACCTCCATCTTCACTTGGAAGAACCTTACCTATACAGTTAAAAC
It encodes:
- a CDS encoding ABC-2 type transporter-domain-containing protein, whose protein sequence is MEWSLKPKVTAFKERDRASGSPDRELGVTWRGLNVQVVSADAAIHENMLSQFNVPMSIKEARHKPPLKTIINNAHGCVKPGEMLLVLGRPGSGCTTLLNMISNKRQGYASVSGDIHYGSMTATEAKQYRGQIVMNTEEELFFPSLTVAQTMDFATRLKLPFCLPQVVANKEQLRTETRDFLLQSMGIDHTRDTKVGNAFIRGVSGGERKRVSIIECLATRGSVFCWDNSTRGLDASTALEWAKAIRALTDVLGLASIVTLYQAGNNIYNLFDKVLVLDEGKEVYYGPIKEARPFMEGLGFICHDGANVADYLTGVTVPTERCVRPEMESRFPRTADALRSKYEETPVYERMIAEYDYPTTDLAREKTRLFKESVQQEKDKSLPLRSALTVGFVQQAKACVARQYQILLGDKATFSIKQVSTIIQALIAGSLFYNASDDSSGLFIKSGACFFAILFNSLLSMSEVTDSFTGRPVLLKHKFFAFYHPAAFCIAQVTADIPVILFQVSVFSLILYFMVGLTSTAGAFFTFWALILAMTFCTTALFRAVGATFTTFDGASKVSGFLISATIIYSGYLIPKPQMHPWFVWIFWINPLAYGFDALLSNEFHNKLIPCVGPNLVPSGPGYTNSDPQACTGVGGARPGQPYVNGDDYLASLSYSHSHIWRNFGIIWAWWILLVVITVIATSKWHSSSEDRPSLRMPRENAPVTTVLCQKDEENQVGDKEDAISHRGNGVLAEDDPNISDGMNLSRNTSIFTWKNLTYTVKTPSGDRVLLDNVQGWVKPGMLGALMGSSGAGKTTLLDVLAQRKTEGTIHGSIMVDGRPLPVSFQRSAGYCEQLDVHEPFATVREALEFSALLRQNRNTPRDEKLKYVDTIIDLLELHDLTDTLIGDIGAGLNVEQRKRVTIGVELVSKPSLLIFLDEPTSGLDGQSAFNTVRFLRKLAAVGQAVLVTIHQPSAQLFSQFDTLLLLKKGGKTVYFGDIGQQAKTIKGYFGRYGAPCPEDVNPAEHMIDVVSGHLSQDKDWNQVWLESPEHAAVSKELDRLVEEAAGKPPGAVDDGHEFASSILEQIKLVTYRMSKSLYRNTDYINNKFILHIISALFNGFTFWQIGNSVGDLQLKLFTIFNFIFVAPGVLAQLQPLFIHRRDIFEAREKKSKMYSWVTFVTGLIISEIPYLIICAVFYYICWYYTVGFPNSSSRAGGTFFVMLMYEFIYTGIGQFIAAYAPNEVFASLVNPLIIGILVSFCGVLVPYQQIQKFWRYWIYWLNPFNYIMGSMLVFDIWDTEIRCDDKEFARFDPPSGATCGEYLSDYLTQSMGAVSDLMNPDDTSECKVCLYRKGEDYLRTLNLKEYYYGWRDAAVVVIFAISSYALVYVLMKLRTKTSKKAE